The DNA region ACGACGCGCCGGCGCCCGGCGTAAACGCCCCGCCGAAGCGGACATGGGACGCCCAAGCGGGAAGCTTCGCGAACGCACCGACCCCGCCCGCATGCCGAACACCGGCGATGATTCTGCTTCGAAGGCCCAAGGGCGGGAAAAGGGATGAAAACTGAGGTGATGGTGCCCAGGGGCGGAATCGAACCACCGACACGCGGATTTTCAATCCGCTGCTCTACCAACTGAGCTACCTGGGCGCCCGTCTCGCCGCGCGGGGCGCGGCGGTTGGAGGACGCGGTTTATAGGAGAGGCGCGAAGGCCTGTCCATGCCCCGAATGCGGTTGGTGCGCCCTCATTGTCAGACGCTGCGCAAGGCCGGCAACGTGACAGCGCAATGACACGGCGCGGGCTTGCCCGGGCGGGAACCGGCTGCTAACGGCTCGCTCCGGTTATCTTCCTTATTCTCGTTTGCAAGAAGGCCGTCGCCATGCCCCTGCGCCTCCTCTCCTCCGCCGCGCCCGCGGCGCTCGCCGCGGCCCTCGCCGCTCCCGCCATGGCGCAGGACGAGGCCGCCGACATCGTCACGGTCATCGGCGGGCGCGCGCCCGGGGCGCAGATCGAGGACCGGCCGGTCACCCTGATCACGCGCGAGGCGATCGAGCAGGCGGGATTTGCCGATCTCGGCGATGCGCTCGCCTTCCTGCCTTCCGTGACGGGATCGGAATTCAACGAGGACCCGGGCACGCAGAACGACACCTCGGGCACGTCCAGCGTCAATCTGAGGGGGCTCGGGCTCGGCTCGACGCTCGTCCTGATGAACGGCCAGCGCCAGACGGTGGCGAGCGTGTCGGCAGACGACGGGGCGAGCTTCGTGGACATGAACGCGCTGGTGCCCACGATCGCGATCTCCCGCGTCGAGGTGCTGAAGGATGGCGCCTCCCCGGTCTACGGATCGGATGCGGTGGCCGGCGTGATCAACGTGCATACGCGCGATGATTTCCAGGGCGTTGAGGCGCATGCCGAGCTGCGCGGGCCGACACAGTACGAGGGCTCGGGCGCAGGCTACGAACTCGCCGCCATCGCCGGGCGCGATCTCGGCGCGGTGCATCTCGTCGCGGCACTCGAATGGCTCGACCGCGAGGGGCTGGGGGGCTTCGAGACCGGGTTCGTGCCGGGCACCGGGCTCTCGCTCGGCCAGCCGGGCAGCTATCTCGTTCCGAGCCGCGGCTTCGCGAGCTATGCCGACCCGTTCTGCACGCAGGGCGGCGGGATCCTGGTGCGCCGCGGTCCGGACGATGCGACCGGGACGCCGGGCAGCTGCCTCATCGACTATGCGCAGTTCTTCTCCGTCGTGACCGAGGAGGAGCGCCTGCAGGGCTTCGCGGCGCTGACCGGCGAGGCCGGAGACACCCGCTTCGCGCTGCGCGTGTCCGGCGCGGACCAGCATGTGGAGCGCGGCAACTCGCCCTCCCTGCCGAACCTCGACTTTCCACTCCTCGACGCCTCGCTCGCCGGCAACGTGTTCGGCGAGGGCGTGATCTGGCTCGGCCGCCCGCTGGGTGCGAAGGCCGGTGCCGCGCGGCGCCGCTTCGATCACGAGACGGTGCGCGTAGCCGGCGAACTTGCCCGCGACATCGACTGGAACGGCACGTCCTGGACCCTCCAGCTCAACGCCACCTACTCGCGCAACGATCTGCGCGCGACGATCACCGACACGCTGGAGGACAATTTCAACCTCGCGCTCGACGGTTTCGGCGGGGCGAGCTGCCCTGGGCCGAATGCCGGTGTCGCCGCGGGCGACGAGAGCGCGGGATGCTATTTCTTCAACCCGTTCGGCTCCGGCGTCGTGGTCACCGATCCCTCCGATCCGCGCTTCAACGCACCGGAAGTGATCGACTTCATCATCGGGCAGGACATTCGCGACTCGCGTGCCGACCTGACGGTGATCGAGGCGGTGGCATCCACGCCCTCCCTGCTCGCCCTGCCCGCGGGCGATGTCTCGGCCGCCTTCGGCGTGCAGACCCGCCGCGAGACGCTGCGCGTCGAGCATGGCGAGGATTTCAACGCGGACAATTTCCTCTTCATCATCGGCGGCCCGGACTATTCCGGCGCGCTCGACGCACGCGCGGTATTCGCCGACGCGATCGTGCCGGTCACGGAGCGCTTCGAGCTGCAGCTCGCCGCGCGCCACGAGGATATCGACGGCTTCGCGTCGACCGATCCGAAGATCGCCGCCGTGTTCGAGGCGAGCGAGGCGCTGACCCTTCGCGCCAGCTGGTCGCGCTCCTTCCGCGCGCCCTCGCTGCACCAGCGCGTCTCGGCGACCACCACGCTGCAGTCGCTGTTCACCGGCTCGGCATCGAGCTTCCTGCCCGTGCGCACGGTGGGCAATGAGAATCTCGATCCGGAAACCGCCGACACGTTCACGCTCGGCGCGGTGTGGAGCGGGCAAGCCCTGACGGCGGGCCTCGATCTGTGGCGCATCGAGTACGAGGACCTGATCGTGGAGGAAAATCCGAACGCGATCCTGGCCGCCGACCTCGCCGATGACGGCATCTTCAACGATCCGCGCGTCGAGCTGTCCTCGATCGGGGACGTGCGCCTGGTCCGGGCGAGCTTCGTGAACGCACCGAAGGTGGAAGCGCAGGGCCTCGATGCGAGCCTTGCCGGCCGGCCCGTCGAAACGCGTTACGGCATGTTCGGCTGGGGCGCGCGGGCGTCCTACGTGGACGAGTTCACCCTGATCGATCCGGTGCTGGACACCACGATCGACGGGGCGGGCAACCGCAACTTCACCAATTTCGCGCGCTCGGTACCGGACTATCGCGCCAGCGCCTGGATCGACTGGGCGCGCGCGGCGTGGGATGCGCGCGCGGGCCTGCGCCACATCTCGAGCTATGACGACGACGAGAACCCCGGAAACGAGATCGACGCCTGGACCGTGCTCGACCTGCAGGCGGGCTACACGTTCGACGCGGGCGGGACGCGCACCCGGCTCGTCGCCGGCGCGCTCAACCTCACCGACGAGCAGCCGCCCTTCGTGGATACCCCGCTCGGCTACGACACCAAGGTCCACGACGCGCGCGGGCGCGTGGCCTATGTGCGGGTGGAGTTCGTGCGCTAGCGCGCCGCCCGGCGATCAGAAAAACACCGTCGCCATGAGGTAGCCGTACACGGTGTCACCGGTGTCGGGGGCGTTCGGCGCATCGGTCGCGAACGCGCCCTTGGCGAAGACCGCGCCGCCGGTTTCCAGCTGCAGGCGCTCGGGCACCGCCCAGTAGCGCCAGCGCGTGGAGATGTGGGTCCCGATATAGTCACCGGAGCGGCCGGCCGGATCGCGCAGACCGCCATCGCGCCAGATATCGGTGTCCGAGGCCAGCCAGGCGCCCTTGACGAGAAGACGGCCGTCGATCGGGCCATTGCTGACCATCAGGCGCACGCCGGGCGCGGAGACGTTCTGCCGGCGCAGCGGCCCGTGGATGCCGGTCTGGCCGAAATCGGTGCGGCGGAGGCCGTAGAGCGTGTCCCAGCGCGACCAGTGGCCGTCTCCCGCCTCCTCCCCGGAGGCGTATTCGTATTCGACCGCCACGCGCAGGTTCCAAGGCCCCTCGAACGTGTAGCCGACATGGCTGTGATGGGTCTGGGCCGACACGTCGAGCATCGGCGCGCCCGGCGAGGAAGAGCTCCGGCGTTGACCGGTCTGGACCGCATGCTCGATCTCGAAATCCCAGCTGCCGGGGCGGGGCGAGCGATAGAGGCGCGCGCCGGGCGCCAGCAGGTCGCGCTGTGCACCCTCGTCCTCGTGGAGGCCGTAGACATACGCTTCCACCGCGCCGCCCAGGGCGGGCAGTTCCCGCTCGAGATATACGGCCCAGAAGCGCTGGTCCCAGTTCTCCTCGTCCAGAGCGTGCTCGTTGTCCAGGATCGAGGCCCGGTCGCCGGGCAGGCGCTCGACCGGAGAGACGTAGAATCCCGCCAGACTGACGAGCGGGGAGAGCCCGGCGTCGAAACGAGCACCCGTGAACGCGTTGCGCGTGTTGCGAAATCCGTTGCGGCCGACGAAGCGCGTGCTGCCGAGATCGATCGTCATCCGCCCGATGCGCAGATCGACCGGGCGTGGCAGGGCGAGAATCTCGTCGAGCTCGACGTGCGCGTAGGCCTGCAGGACATCGAGCGTGTTCACGTTGCTCGTCGAGATGGCCGAGCCGGGATCGGCGAGATAGACGCGCGCGTCGATCAGCTCGCCGCCGAACTGGACCGCGCCCGCATCGGCTTCGGCGAAGAGCAACGTGCGCCCGGAGATCTGCTGATCGCCGCCCGTGCGCCCGGCGCGGAACTGGTCGGACAGGCTCTCGTAACGCCAGCGCGTCGAGCCTTCGAAGGCGACGCTGAGGCCTGTGCCCCGCGCGTCCTCCCCGGCCCCATCCGTGGCGAGCGCGCCCGCCAGGGCGGTCAAGATGATGGTTAGCTCCACGCCCCCTCACGTCATTTCAATAAGAGCTGAAATGAAATTAGGTCGAACCGGAGGCGCCGGCAAGGCCGGACAGGAGGCGTGATCTCACGCCGCGAGGCCGAGCCGGACCGGCGCGCTCTCGATTTCTGCGTGGACGGGCCTCGCGGTGCGGTTTTCGTCGACCCACATCGCATTGATCGCGACGAGGTCGGGGCGGCGCAGGCACAGCGCTGCGATCTCGGCCGCGCTGGCGGTCGCCGCGGCCTCGCCCATGGCCGCGAACACGGCCTGGCAGAATTCGAGATCTTCCCTGCGGTCGAGCGTCCAGCGCAGCCGCTCCAGCCCGCCGCCCGGCCCGACGAGCCCGGCACGCACGAAGCCGGGATGGCGGTTGATCCAGGGCGTGACGTGCTCGCGTTCGAAGAGGGTATCCGCCTTGCGCTCGGCCTCGAAGAGGTGGCGCGCCGGGAACACCTCGCAGTCGAGCCCGTGCGGGAAGCGCGCCGGCATGGAATTCGAGGCATAGTCCGCCCCGCTCTCCCGGAAGAGTTCAACCGTGCGTTCCACGATGACCGGGTCGATGAACGGACAGTCGCTGGTGATGCGGATCACGGTGGAGGCACCGGCCTCGCGTGCGGCCCTGGCATAGCGCGACAGCACGTCGGCCTCCGAACCGCGCACGACCATGAAGCCGGCATCGCAGGCCTCCTCGGCGACCTCGTCGTCGGCCTCGGTGTCGGGCACGGCGCAGACCACGATGTCGGCGCTCTCGATCGCGCGGCAGCGATCCAGGCAGCGGATCAGCGCGCTCTTGGCGCCCAGCGGCTCGAGCACCTTGCCGGGCAGCCGGCTCGACCCGATGCGGGCCTGGACGATCGCGGCGGTGGTCATGAGCCCGGCTCCCCTCGGACGCGGCGAGGCCAGAATGCCGCGACCACGCCTAACGGCCCGTTAACCGAAGGCGCTCAAGGGTTAACGCCGGAATGCGAATCGTCTGTCGAGAGCAAGAGCCATGAGCCAGTCCGCGCCCCGTCCCGAGCCGACCCGCCCCACCCGGCGCGAGGACGAGGTCGAACGCCTCTTCATCGAGCGCGATTTCAGGAACCCCCGCTTCGATCTCGACGGCAAGACCGTCCTGATCACCGGCGGGACCGGTTCGTTCGGCAAGCGCTTCGTTGACATGGTGATCGCCGAGTTCAAGCCGAAGAAGCTGATCATCTTCTCGCGCGACGAGCTGAAGCAGTACGAGATGGCGCAGACCTTCTCGCCGGCGGACTATCCGTTCCTACGCTATTTCATCGGCGACGTGCGCGACGAGGAGCGCCTGGAGATGGCCATGCGCGGCGTCGACGTGGTCATCCACGCCGCGGCGCTGAAGCACGTCCCGATCGCGGAATACAATCCGTTCGAATGCATCAAGACGAACGTGATGGGCGCACAGAACGTGGTTTCCGCCGCGATCAGGCGCGGCGTGAAGCATGTCTGCGCACTGTCCACCGACAAGGCGGCGAGCCCGATCAATCTCTACGGCGCATCCAAGCTGGCCTCCGACAAGATCTTCACCGCCGCGCAGGCGATGGGCGGGGCGGACGGTCCGGTCTTCTCCGTCGTGCGCTACGGCAATGTCGTGGGCTCGCGCGGCTCGGTCGTGCCCTTCTTCAGGAAGCTGGTCGAGGACGGGGCCGATCACCTGCCGATCACCGACGAGCGCATGACGCGCTTCTGGATCACGCTGACGCAAGGGGTGAACTTCGTGCTCTCCTCCATGGCTCTGGCCAAGGGCGGGGAAATCTTCGTGCCGAAGATTCCTTCCATGCGCACGACCGACCTTGCCCGCACCATCGCGCCGAACCTGCCACACCGGACGATCGGCATCCGCCCGGGCGAGAAGCTGCACGAGCTGATGATCGGCACCGACGATGCGCGCTCCGGCGTCGAACTGGAGGATCGCTACGCCATCCTGCCCTCCTACGACCGGCGCACGATCGAGGCCTGGCACGCCGACGGGGCAAGGCCCCTTCCCGACGGCTTCGCCTACAGCTCGGATACCAATCCGGAACGACTCGATGCCCGGGCTCTTCAGGGGCTTCTCCGCGAGACATTCTCGGGCTAGAAGCCTCCCCCCATGGGGACTGTGAGCTTTCTGTTGTGCGCCGGTGAAGGCGCGTCCGCCGACCGTGCCGGCGCGGGCGCGCAGCTGGCGCGCGCGCTGCTGGAACACGGCATCGCACGCAGCGCACCGGGCGGGTCCGGGCTGCTGATCCTCGCCGAGCCGCCCTTCGAGCCGACGCTGGCCGGCAACCTGGCGCGCAGCCGCGGCTTCGAGGCGGTGCAAAGGCGTGCCGAGCGGCTGCGGCGCAAGGCACGCACGCGCATGAAGGCGCCGCGGCTGGACAGCGTGCTCATCGCCCCGGAGCTTCTCGCCAGCCCGAAGACGCTCGGCGCCGTCCTCGCAGGCATTCGCGCCGGCGCACCTCACGCGCGTATCGAGGCTGCCAGGCTGCACCGCGAGCCTGTCTCGCACGAGCTCGAGACACGTTCACTCGTCACCGGACCGGGGGCGTATCTTCGCGCCTGCGCCCGGGCAGACCTCGTTATCGGCGGAGCGGGACTCGAAGCGCTCGATCGCTGCGCGGCGGGCCTCGCCCAGGTGCTCGTTCCGGCAAGCCCCGCGCAAGCACGCCTGGCCGCTGAACTCGACCGGGCCGGGGCGGGGATGAAGCTCAATGCCGGCGACGACGTCGCCGCCGCGCTCGAGCGCGTGCTGCGCGATCTCGCCATGATGCCGGCCATGCTGCGTCTGATGAGCGAGTGCGCCCTCGATCTCGCCGACTGCGTGGATCCCGACGAGACGTTCGAGGCGATCGCCGCGCTCGCCGGCGCTCAGATCGAGAATCCCTCCACCATGTCCGGGCTCAGAGGCTCGGCATAGGCGCAGTCGCGCGCCGCGCGCCTGCCGAGGATCTCTGGCAGGTATTTCGGCTTGAGGCCGCGGCCCGGCCGGATCGAGCGGACATTCTCGCGGGTGAAGACCTCGCCCGCCCTGACCGGCTTGACGATATAGAGCGAGCGCCGGCCCGCCTCGGTCTGCCGTTCGCTGGCGCTGCGTTCCAGTGTCAACGTCCGATTGGCCGCCCAGACCGCGCGGGCCGTATCGACGACCTGCTTCATCTCGTCCGGCTCGAGGGAGAAGAAATCGTCCTCCCCGCCCCCCGAGCGGTCGAGCGTGATGTGCTTCTCGATGACGCAGGCGCCCAGCGCCACGGCTCCGCCAGGGATCGCCGCGCCGGGCGTGTGGTCGGACAGACCGACGAGACAGCCCGGCAGGCGCTCCTTCAGGTATCCGATGCGCTGGAGATTGGCCTCTTCGTAAGGGGTCGGATAACCGGAGACGCAATGCAGCACGACCGGATGCTCGCACCCGTTTTCGCGCGCCGCGGCGACGGCCTCGTCGATCTCCTGCGGGCTGGCGAGGCCCGTCGACAGGATCAGCGGCTTGCCGGTGCGCGCGCAGGCCCCGATGAGGTCGAGATCCACGATCTCGTAGCTCGCGATCTTGAAGGCCGGCACGCCGAGCGCGTTCAGGAAATCGACCGCGGTCAGATCGAACGGTGCGGAGAAGGCCGCGATGCCGCGCTCGGCCGCCCGCCTCATCACCGGTTCGTGCCATGCCCAGGGCATGTGCGCGTCGTCGTAGAGCTGGAAGAGCGTGCGGCCCCTCCACGGCCCTTCGGTGATGTCGAAGCCGGGGCCGGAGGCCTCGATCGTGATCGTGTCGGCCCGGTAGGTCTGCATCTTGATCGCGTCGCAGCCGGCATCGGCAGCCGCATCGACGATGGCGAGCGCATTTTCCAGCCGGCCGTTATGGTTCGCGCTCATCTCCGCGATGACATAGGGCGGATGGTCGGGGCCGATGGCCCGGCCCGCGATGGCGATGGCTGGGACGGTCTCGGTCATGAAGGGTCCGTGGATCGGCCTGGTTAATCCTGGCAGAGACTGGGTCACACCGGTGAAGAAAGTCTTCACCGACTCGCGCGAGGCTGAGAGCTCGATCAGCTGCTGGCTGCGGGGTGCATCGTCTTGGCCCATCTCCTGTTCATCGGCGCCGGCCCGTTCCAGATGCCCGTCATCGAGGAGGCGCGCGCGCGCGGCTGCCGCATCTCGGCGGTGGACGGGAGCGCGGATGCGCCCGGTCTCGCGCTTGCCGACACCAGCGCCGTCGTCGACATCCGTAACGTCGAGGCCTGCCTGGCGCTCGGCCTCGGCCTGCAGCCCGATGGCGTGCTGGCGGTCGCGACCGAAGCGGGCATTCCCGCCGCCGCCGCGATCGCCGAGACGCTCGACCTTCCAGGACTTCGTGTCGACACGGCCCGCAAGGCGACCAACAAGCGGGCCATGCGCGACGCCTTCGAGGCGGCAAGTCTGCCGTCGGCCCGCTACCGGCTTTGCCGTCGCCTCGACGAGGCAGGCGCGGCCTTCCGCGAGCTCGGCCCCGAGGTCGTGGTCAAGCCCATAAACGGGGCGGGCTCGCGCGGGGTGAGCATGGTCACCCGGCTCGACGACATGGTCGAGGCCTTCGAGGCCGCAAGGACTGCGGCCGCGAGCGGAGAAGTGCTGATCGAGAATTTCATGGCCGGCCCGGAAGTCGCGCTGGAAGGCGTGATGAGCGCGGGCCGCTTCATCCCCCTTCTCGTCAGCGACAAGACGCGCAGCGATCCGCCCGCCCTGCTCGATATCTCCATCACCTATCCGAGCCTGAGACCGGCCATCGAGATAGAGGCGATCCACGCGCTTGCCGAGGCCGGGGCGCGCGCGCTCGGCATCGAGAACGCGCCGATCCACGTAGAGATGATCATGACCACCGACGGTCCGCATCTCGTCGAGATGGCGGCGCGCGGCGCGGGCTTTCACGTCTTCAACACCATCGTGCCGGCCGTAACCGGCATCGACACGCCGGCGCTGCAGGTCGATCTCGCCCTCGGCATCCCGATCGCCCTGCCCGACGCGGAGTCGCGCGCGGCGATCCTCGATTTCCCGCTGGTGGCGCCGGGCACGGTGGTGGCGGTCGAGGGCCTCGACGAGGTGCGCGCCGATCCGCAGGTGCTGTTCGCCGAATGCTTCGTGAAGCCGGGCGACCGGGTGCGGCCACTGAAATCTGGGTCGGACCGCGCCGCCGCAATTGCCGTGGCCGCCGACACCGCGCAAGACGCCCGCGCCGCGCTGGAGCGCGCGCGCACCACGCTGCGGATCGAGACCGTGAGCGAGGCGGCGCGGAGCGAGATCGCATGAGCGACCTGCCCATCGCCCTCACCTTCGACCTCGATCCGGACCTGTTCGACGAATCCGTCGCTCCAACGCAGGCGCGTACCAAGATCAGCTGGCGCTGCATCACGGAGGGTATCCCCCTGATCCGCGACCGCGTCGGCGAGGTCGCCGAGGCCGCCGGGCTGAAGCCGGCGCCGAGCTGGTTCGTGCGTGTCGACAACCAGATCGGCGATCTTTGGGGCCGGCCGGCCTGGCTGCTGGAGGAATACGGCGCGGTCTTCGAGGCGCTGGAGACGGCCGGCGAGGAGATCGCCTGGCATCCCCATCTCTACCGGCGCAGCGACACCGGCTGGGAGCAGGAAACCGACCCTTCCGCGCTCGCCGACAAGATGGAAGCCGCCCTCGCCGACATGAAGCGCTTCGGCTACGCCCCGCGTTGCGCCCGGATCGGGGAGGCCTACGGCTCGAACGCGATCATGGAAGCCCATGACCGGCTCGGCATCGAGTTCGACTCCACCGCCATGGCAGGCCGCAAGCGTGTCGATGCCGAGCGGATCATCGACTGGGAGGCCACCCCTCACCGCGCCTATCGTCCGTCGCAAGCCGATCACCGCATACCCGGCAAGCCTGCGCGCGACGTCGTCGAGATCCCGATGTCGATGCAGAGGGTGAAGGCCGACTACGACGCCGAGCCGTTCCTGCGCTATCTCGACCTCTCCTTTCATCCGCGGGCCCTCGCCCACGGTCTGGACGACCTGGTGCGCGATGCCGACTATCTCGTCACGGTTACCCATCCGAGCGCCTTCCTGAGCGATTTCGAACCCGCTGGCGGCCACGGCCTCGTCGCCTTCGATCCGCAGGCCCTCACCCGCAATCTCGACGCCGTCCTCGACGCCGCGGGCCGCCACGGGCGGCGCCCGCGCTTCCTGACGATCAGCCAGCTCGGCGACGAGCTGAGGCGGGAACTCCCATGAGCGCGGCGCGCGAACTCGAGACCGCGCTTGCCGCGGCCACCGGGCGGCGCCATGGCGTCGCGACGGGACGCGGCGCGACGGCGATCTGGCTCGCTCTCGAGGCGCTCGCCGCACGCCATCCGGATCGCCGGCGCGTCGTGCTGCCCGCCACGCTTTGCCTCAGCCCGCCGAGCGTTACCCGTCTTGCCGGCCTCGAGCCGGTCTTCTGCGATGTCGAGCCGGAGACAGGACAGATGGCTCCCCGCGCGCTCGGCGCGCTGCTCGACGCCGGCGAAGCCCCGCTGTGCGTCATCGCCGCCCATCTCTATGGCGAACCCTGCCGCATCGAGGAGATTGGGACGCTGTGCCGGCAGGCCGGGACGGCCTTGATCGAGGACGCGGCCCAGGCCTGGGGGCCAGCGTCGGCGGCCGGCCGGCCGGTAGTTTCGGCGATCTGTCCGTCGTCAGCTTCGGCCATACCAAGATCCTCGATGCCGGCGGCGGCGGGGCGGTGCTGACCGATGACGCCGGGCTCGCCGAAGACCTGGCGGCACGCGCCCGCGCCCTGCCGGGAAAGCCGGCCGAGACGGCGCAATGGGGCGCGGACTACCGATCGCGCTATTACGCCCTCGCCGCCGAGTTCGCCGCGCGGCCCGAAGCCCGGCGCGAGGTCGGCGCACTCTGTCTCGCCCGTCCGGAGCTCTACCGCTACCGGCTGGAGGAGGAGCAGGCCCGGCGCATCCTCGACGCCCTGCCGCGCACGGCCGCCGCCCTCGCCCATCGCCGCGCCATGGCGGAGCACTACGAGCAAAACCTCGATCCCGAGATCGAACGTCTGGCGCGCCGGAGCGGCGGTGCGCCCTGGCGCTTCTCCATCCTCGTCGAGCCCCACCAGCGCGCATCCCTGCTCGCAGGTCTGCGTGGCGCAGGCTTCGATGCGAGCGCCTGGTATCCGTGTCCCGCGCCCTTCTTCGCGAATGTCTCGCCCGAACACTTTCCCGGCAGCGCACAAATCGAGACGCGCATCGTCAATCTCTGGACAGACGAAAGCACGAATCCCGATAAAGTCTGCAGGGCGTCAACCTTCATTAATGAAGCATTAGCGCAATTCGGCTCCTCTGGAGTGCGAAAGGT from Marinicauda algicola includes:
- a CDS encoding TonB-dependent receptor, yielding MPLRLLSSAAPAALAAALAAPAMAQDEAADIVTVIGGRAPGAQIEDRPVTLITREAIEQAGFADLGDALAFLPSVTGSEFNEDPGTQNDTSGTSSVNLRGLGLGSTLVLMNGQRQTVASVSADDGASFVDMNALVPTIAISRVEVLKDGASPVYGSDAVAGVINVHTRDDFQGVEAHAELRGPTQYEGSGAGYELAAIAGRDLGAVHLVAALEWLDREGLGGFETGFVPGTGLSLGQPGSYLVPSRGFASYADPFCTQGGGILVRRGPDDATGTPGSCLIDYAQFFSVVTEEERLQGFAALTGEAGDTRFALRVSGADQHVERGNSPSLPNLDFPLLDASLAGNVFGEGVIWLGRPLGAKAGAARRRFDHETVRVAGELARDIDWNGTSWTLQLNATYSRNDLRATITDTLEDNFNLALDGFGGASCPGPNAGVAAGDESAGCYFFNPFGSGVVVTDPSDPRFNAPEVIDFIIGQDIRDSRADLTVIEAVASTPSLLALPAGDVSAAFGVQTRRETLRVEHGEDFNADNFLFIIGGPDYSGALDARAVFADAIVPVTERFELQLAARHEDIDGFASTDPKIAAVFEASEALTLRASWSRSFRAPSLHQRVSATTTLQSLFTGSASSFLPVRTVGNENLDPETADTFTLGAVWSGQALTAGLDLWRIEYEDLIVEENPNAILAADLADDGIFNDPRVELSSIGDVRLVRASFVNAPKVEAQGLDASLAGRPVETRYGMFGWGARASYVDEFTLIDPVLDTTIDGAGNRNFTNFARSVPDYRASAWIDWARAAWDARAGLRHISSYDDDENPGNEIDAWTVLDLQAGYTFDAGGTRTRLVAGALNLTDEQPPFVDTPLGYDTKVHDARGRVAYVRVEFVR
- a CDS encoding alginate export family protein, coding for MTALAGALATDGAGEDARGTGLSVAFEGSTRWRYESLSDQFRAGRTGGDQQISGRTLLFAEADAGAVQFGGELIDARVYLADPGSAISTSNVNTLDVLQAYAHVELDEILALPRPVDLRIGRMTIDLGSTRFVGRNGFRNTRNAFTGARFDAGLSPLVSLAGFYVSPVERLPGDRASILDNEHALDEENWDQRFWAVYLERELPALGGAVEAYVYGLHEDEGAQRDLLAPGARLYRSPRPGSWDFEIEHAVQTGQRRSSSSPGAPMLDVSAQTHHSHVGYTFEGPWNLRVAVEYEYASGEEAGDGHWSRWDTLYGLRRTDFGQTGIHGPLRRQNVSAPGVRLMVSNGPIDGRLLVKGAWLASDTDIWRDGGLRDPAGRSGDYIGTHISTRWRYWAVPERLQLETGGAVFAKGAFATDAPNAPDTGDTVYGYLMATVFF
- a CDS encoding cytidylyltransferase domain-containing protein is translated as MTTAAIVQARIGSSRLPGKVLEPLGAKSALIRCLDRCRAIESADIVVCAVPDTEADDEVAEEACDAGFMVVRGSEADVLSRYARAAREAGASTVIRITSDCPFIDPVIVERTVELFRESGADYASNSMPARFPHGLDCEVFPARHLFEAERKADTLFEREHVTPWINRHPGFVRAGLVGPGGGLERLRWTLDRREDLEFCQAVFAAMGEAAATASAAEIAALCLRRPDLVAINAMWVDENRTARPVHAEIESAPVRLGLAA
- the pseB gene encoding UDP-N-acetylglucosamine 4,6-dehydratase (inverting), encoding MSQSAPRPEPTRPTRREDEVERLFIERDFRNPRFDLDGKTVLITGGTGSFGKRFVDMVIAEFKPKKLIIFSRDELKQYEMAQTFSPADYPFLRYFIGDVRDEERLEMAMRGVDVVIHAAALKHVPIAEYNPFECIKTNVMGAQNVVSAAIRRGVKHVCALSTDKAASPINLYGASKLASDKIFTAAQAMGGADGPVFSVVRYGNVVGSRGSVVPFFRKLVEDGADHLPITDERMTRFWITLTQGVNFVLSSMALAKGGEIFVPKIPSMRTTDLARTIAPNLPHRTIGIRPGEKLHELMIGTDDARSGVELEDRYAILPSYDRRTIEAWHADGARPLPDGFAYSSDTNPERLDARALQGLLRETFSG
- the pseI gene encoding pseudaminic acid synthase gives rise to the protein MTETVPAIAIAGRAIGPDHPPYVIAEMSANHNGRLENALAIVDAAADAGCDAIKMQTYRADTITIEASGPGFDITEGPWRGRTLFQLYDDAHMPWAWHEPVMRRAAERGIAAFSAPFDLTAVDFLNALGVPAFKIASYEIVDLDLIGACARTGKPLILSTGLASPQEIDEAVAAARENGCEHPVVLHCVSGYPTPYEEANLQRIGYLKERLPGCLVGLSDHTPGAAIPGGAVALGACVIEKHITLDRSGGGEDDFFSLEPDEMKQVVDTARAVWAANRTLTLERSASERQTEAGRRSLYIVKPVRAGEVFTRENVRSIRPGRGLKPKYLPEILGRRAARDCAYAEPLSPDMVEGFSI
- a CDS encoding ATP-grasp domain-containing protein, which codes for MAHLLFIGAGPFQMPVIEEARARGCRISAVDGSADAPGLALADTSAVVDIRNVEACLALGLGLQPDGVLAVATEAGIPAAAAIAETLDLPGLRVDTARKATNKRAMRDAFEAASLPSARYRLCRRLDEAGAAFRELGPEVVVKPINGAGSRGVSMVTRLDDMVEAFEAARTAAASGEVLIENFMAGPEVALEGVMSAGRFIPLLVSDKTRSDPPALLDISITYPSLRPAIEIEAIHALAEAGARALGIENAPIHVEMIMTTDGPHLVEMAARGAGFHVFNTIVPAVTGIDTPALQVDLALGIPIALPDAESRAAILDFPLVAPGTVVAVEGLDEVRADPQVLFAECFVKPGDRVRPLKSGSDRAAAIAVAADTAQDARAALERARTTLRIETVSEAARSEIA